From Rhodococcus sp. B7740, one genomic window encodes:
- the nadC gene encoding carboxylating nicotinate-nucleotide diphosphorylase: MTDSPNEVNPGVDRDEVLALIRTALDEDLRYGPDITTLATVPEDAVANASVVSRQFGTVAGIDVGLLVLDEVIGSGGYSVVHRIEDGSEVEPGQAVLTVEAPTRDLLTAERTMLNIVCHLSGIATATAGWVAEVADTECKIRDSRKTLPGLRSLQKYAVRAGGGVNHRMGLGDAALIKDNHVAAAGSVVAALNAVRAAAPDIACEVEVDSLEQLDQVLAENVELVLLDNFPLWQTQMAVQRRDTFAPQTKLESSGGLTVDVARDYARTGVDFLAVGGLTHSVTVLDLGLDM, translated from the coding sequence ATGACCGATTCCCCGAACGAGGTGAACCCGGGCGTCGACCGAGACGAGGTTCTCGCACTGATCAGGACCGCCCTCGACGAGGACCTGCGGTACGGACCCGACATCACCACGCTGGCAACGGTTCCCGAGGACGCCGTCGCCAACGCGTCGGTGGTCTCGCGCCAATTCGGCACGGTGGCCGGAATCGATGTCGGTCTCCTGGTTCTCGACGAGGTGATCGGAAGCGGCGGATACTCCGTCGTGCATCGCATCGAGGACGGATCCGAGGTCGAACCGGGACAGGCCGTTCTGACGGTCGAAGCCCCGACTCGAGATCTGCTCACTGCCGAACGCACGATGCTCAACATCGTCTGTCATCTTTCGGGAATCGCCACCGCGACGGCCGGCTGGGTCGCCGAGGTCGCCGACACCGAGTGCAAGATCCGGGACAGCCGAAAGACGTTGCCGGGATTGCGTTCACTGCAGAAGTACGCCGTTCGCGCCGGCGGGGGCGTCAATCACCGGATGGGTCTGGGAGACGCCGCGCTCATCAAGGACAATCACGTGGCGGCAGCCGGTTCGGTCGTCGCTGCGTTGAACGCAGTGCGGGCCGCGGCTCCCGACATCGCATGCGAGGTCGAGGTAGACAGCCTGGAGCAACTCGACCAGGTACTGGCGGAGAACGTCGAACTGGTTCTGCTGGACAACTTTCCGCTCTGGCAGACACAGATGGCGGTGCAGCGCCGAGACACGTTCGCGCCGCAGACGAAGCTGGAATCCTCGGGTGGCCTGACTGTCGACGTGGCACGGGACTACGCGCGTACGGGGGTCGACTTCCTTGCGGTCGGCGGTCTGACACACTCGGTGACAGTGCTCGACCTCGGCCTGGACATGTAG
- a CDS encoding RNA-binding S4 domain-containing protein, with protein MEVQSVRLDSWIWAVRLFKTRSAAAAACRGGHVRVNGTPAKPGHRIGPDDEIRLRADGVEKIVVVVRAITKRVGAAVVPECLIDRSPPPPPKEVLASVPRRDRGAGRPTKRDRREIDRLRGLGL; from the coding sequence ATGGAAGTTCAGAGCGTCCGCCTCGACAGTTGGATCTGGGCGGTTCGGTTGTTCAAGACGCGGTCAGCCGCGGCTGCTGCCTGCCGCGGCGGGCACGTCCGCGTCAACGGAACTCCCGCCAAACCCGGGCATCGCATCGGCCCGGACGACGAGATCAGACTGCGGGCCGACGGAGTCGAGAAGATCGTCGTCGTGGTGCGGGCCATCACCAAACGAGTAGGCGCAGCGGTCGTTCCCGAGTGCTTGATCGATCGCAGTCCGCCGCCGCCACCGAAAGAAGTTCTGGCTTCCGTACCGAGGCGTGATCGAGGGGCAGGCAGGCCCACCAAGCGCGATCGTCGTGAAATCGACCGACTGCGGGGCCTGGGCCTCTAG
- a CDS encoding HNH endonuclease signature motif containing protein — MLSGDGGSGVDGIETVPPAPEVSDPELSVLVDRVESAIAELAEQSPVAWSNADRRAVIQRMEMLTRSLTAYSYTWLNELISQHGLDVYPGSVPSSVAWMLRITPRAAGARVRLAAELGDRTAFSGEVLPPLLPHTAGALRAGLLDAKHVQMIREFFRHLPRDVDPQTRELADEQLAGYASTRRPDDFAPLVAHLDSILNPDGDHDEDEDEDEDEDGKPPRPPKRRDAFFYLGEQGADGMSEGKFCVDPELRAYLEALFSKAAKPGVNNPADPTSIIHDETGGKDSTSPGAASDGARPDPAATEPDSATSGGVFDTDTPPLPEPADGWTGNAGLWDDGSFDGDDPCDGDGRCGDGIDCGCGTGPDDTIGPEDSAEPGDTTEPQDTAEPGDTTDPDDADDAVGSDTDDAPDTATRDAAAARDIRTQRERQHDALKLALRHTLASGTLGTHRGLPVTAIVTMTLKDLEAGCGYAMTATGSRVSIRDAIRMASHAHHYLTIFDDHGRALYLGRSKRIASADQRIVLIARDRGCSFPSCTRPATWCQAHHLTDWNTGGYTDIDSLTFGCDMHHALVGTGPGTWATTKTGARHRYPGRTLWHPPAGMDPTRRGLINHAHHPEEVLYPPDNHNHNHNDTGDEEPRQPA, encoded by the coding sequence ATGCTTTCGGGGGACGGCGGATCAGGGGTGGACGGCATCGAGACGGTGCCGCCCGCCCCCGAGGTGTCCGATCCCGAACTGTCTGTGTTGGTCGACCGAGTGGAGTCCGCGATCGCGGAATTAGCGGAACAGTCGCCGGTAGCGTGGTCGAACGCGGACCGGCGCGCGGTGATCCAACGGATGGAGATGCTGACCAGATCCCTGACCGCGTACTCGTACACCTGGCTCAATGAGCTGATCTCTCAGCACGGCCTCGATGTGTATCCGGGATCGGTGCCGTCGTCGGTGGCGTGGATGCTGCGGATCACCCCACGAGCAGCCGGAGCACGGGTGCGCCTGGCTGCCGAATTGGGTGACCGCACCGCCTTCTCCGGTGAAGTCCTGCCGCCGTTGCTGCCGCACACCGCGGGAGCGTTGCGGGCGGGGTTGCTCGATGCCAAGCATGTGCAGATGATCCGCGAGTTCTTCCGCCACCTGCCCCGGGATGTCGATCCGCAGACGCGCGAGCTCGCCGACGAGCAATTGGCGGGCTACGCCTCGACCAGGCGACCCGACGATTTCGCACCGTTGGTGGCGCACCTGGATTCGATCCTCAACCCCGACGGCGACCACGACGAGGACGAGGACGAAGACGAAGACGAGGACGGGAAGCCACCGAGACCACCGAAACGCAGGGATGCGTTCTTCTACCTCGGTGAACAGGGTGCCGACGGAATGTCCGAAGGAAAATTCTGCGTCGACCCCGAACTACGGGCCTACCTCGAAGCCCTGTTCTCCAAAGCTGCGAAACCGGGCGTCAACAACCCCGCAGACCCCACATCGATCATCCACGACGAGACCGGCGGCAAGGACAGCACGAGCCCCGGGGCTGCGAGCGACGGTGCGCGTCCCGATCCTGCAGCCACCGAACCGGATTCGGCCACATCCGGTGGTGTCTTCGATACCGACACCCCACCGCTACCGGAGCCCGCAGACGGGTGGACAGGTAACGCGGGACTGTGGGACGACGGTTCATTCGACGGCGACGATCCCTGCGACGGTGACGGCCGGTGCGGTGACGGCATCGACTGTGGTTGCGGCACAGGGCCCGACGACACCATCGGACCAGAGGACAGTGCTGAGCCCGGCGACACAACCGAACCACAGGACACAGCTGAGCCCGGCGACACAACCGACCCGGACGACGCGGACGACGCCGTCGGATCCGACACCGACGACGCACCGGACACTGCAACACGCGACGCTGCCGCCGCGCGGGATATCCGCACCCAACGCGAACGCCAACACGACGCCCTCAAACTCGCGCTCCGACACACCCTGGCCTCCGGCACCCTCGGCACCCACCGCGGCCTTCCCGTCACCGCCATCGTCACCATGACTCTGAAAGACCTCGAAGCCGGCTGCGGCTACGCCATGACCGCCACCGGATCACGGGTGTCGATCCGCGATGCGATCCGCATGGCCTCGCACGCCCACCACTACCTGACCATCTTCGACGACCACGGCCGAGCCCTGTACCTCGGCCGATCCAAACGCATCGCCTCCGCCGACCAACGCATCGTGCTCATCGCCCGAGACCGCGGCTGCAGCTTCCCCTCCTGCACCCGCCCCGCAACCTGGTGCCAAGCCCACCACCTCACCGACTGGAACACCGGCGGCTACACCGACATCGACTCCCTCACCTTCGGCTGCGACATGCACCACGCACTCGTCGGCACCGGACCCGGCACATGGGCCACCACCAAAACCGGAGCCCGACATCGCTACCCGGGCCGCACACTGTGGCACCCACCCGCCGGAATGGACCCCACACGCCGAGGCCTGATCAACCACGCCCACCACCCAGAAGAAGTCCTCTACCCACCCGACAACCACAACCACAACCACAACGACACCGGCGATGAGGAACCACGACAACCCGCCTGA
- a CDS encoding LysR family transcriptional regulator encodes MNIDVQTLRWYAAVAQQLHFARAARSLGISRIRLSKTIVELEEQLGVDLFVPGASPTELTAEGRDLLERALVEIAEDDRLSELAQVAAAEPTTFTIGYAEGVTLTKWTRIWADRFPDVTLSVVATTPQTQVSALRDGTVDVSFVRPPIDRDGLNAIGLYQEVQVVVVPKDHAVVAFDSVTATDLADEHLLAEPATVPEWAAVATELVSGSRPELPPMNSVAETFEYVAAGLGVAIVPHSVARFNARKDLVYRPVTDVEQSQIALAWVAEREDDRIEEFIGIVRGRSTRSSRGPSDEAPVKKKKAHPSKPARPVAKTKTNARRSGKRR; translated from the coding sequence GTGAACATCGATGTGCAGACACTGCGCTGGTACGCGGCGGTGGCGCAGCAACTGCATTTCGCGCGCGCTGCTCGGTCGCTCGGAATCTCGCGGATCCGCTTGAGCAAGACGATCGTGGAACTCGAGGAACAGCTCGGCGTCGACCTGTTCGTGCCCGGGGCATCCCCCACCGAGCTCACCGCCGAAGGCCGCGATCTGCTCGAGCGAGCCCTGGTGGAGATCGCCGAGGACGATCGGCTCTCGGAACTCGCGCAGGTCGCTGCGGCAGAGCCGACGACCTTCACCATCGGATACGCCGAAGGCGTGACGCTGACGAAGTGGACACGCATCTGGGCGGATCGGTTCCCCGACGTCACGCTGTCCGTGGTGGCGACGACGCCGCAGACACAGGTGTCGGCCCTGCGCGACGGAACGGTCGATGTGAGCTTCGTTCGTCCGCCGATCGATCGCGATGGGCTCAACGCGATCGGTCTGTACCAGGAAGTGCAGGTAGTGGTGGTCCCGAAAGACCACGCAGTCGTTGCATTCGATTCGGTCACCGCGACCGACCTCGCCGACGAGCATCTGCTCGCCGAACCCGCGACCGTGCCCGAATGGGCAGCGGTGGCAACCGAACTCGTGTCCGGGAGTCGACCGGAACTGCCGCCGATGAATTCCGTTGCCGAGACGTTCGAGTACGTGGCCGCCGGGCTCGGGGTGGCGATCGTGCCGCACTCGGTCGCCCGATTCAATGCCCGCAAGGACCTCGTCTACCGCCCGGTGACCGATGTCGAGCAGTCACAGATTGCACTGGCCTGGGTCGCCGAACGCGAGGACGACCGCATCGAGGAATTCATCGGTATCGTCCGCGGCCGCTCGACCCGCAGTTCACGCGGACCGTCGGACGAGGCACCGGTCAAGAAGAAGAAAGCGCACCCCTCCAAACCCGCTCGCCCCGTTGCCAAGACGAAGACGAACGCTCGACGCAGCGGGAAGCGTCGCTGA
- a CDS encoding DUF5997 family protein, with the protein MSPENKQQTMKPLTAANKLGIYLPAAPEEFQDSMISRSDLDALRSDPPQWLTDLQTNGPFPRDVIAKKLGVSIAGLARGGVTEALTTEAIDELVASPPQWLVRERRTQIQVRKDAERIKEKQEARRTSGNRPTKLRNL; encoded by the coding sequence GTGAGCCCGGAGAACAAACAGCAGACCATGAAGCCATTGACCGCGGCGAACAAGCTCGGCATCTACCTTCCCGCAGCACCCGAAGAATTCCAGGACTCGATGATCAGCCGGTCCGACCTGGACGCACTGCGCAGCGATCCGCCGCAGTGGTTGACCGACCTGCAGACCAACGGACCCTTCCCCCGCGACGTCATCGCCAAGAAGCTCGGCGTGTCCATCGCGGGGCTGGCCCGCGGCGGTGTCACCGAAGCGCTGACCACCGAGGCAATCGACGAACTCGTCGCCAGCCCGCCCCAGTGGCTCGTTCGCGAGCGTCGCACCCAGATTCAGGTGCGCAAGGATGCCGAACGCATCAAGGAGAAGCAGGAAGCGCGTCGCACCTCGGGCAACCGACCGACCAAGCTGCGCAACCTCTAA
- a CDS encoding YchJ family protein: MSGRCPCSSGDTFDACCEPYLRGDASAPTAEKLMRSRFTAFAVGDVAYLRASWHPDTAPAELELDPDQRWYRLDILATDAGGMFDDAGTVEFRARYKHPDGAGSMSEVSRFARIDGRWRYLDGIVSR, from the coding sequence GTGAGCGGACGGTGTCCGTGTTCGAGTGGTGACACGTTCGATGCCTGTTGCGAGCCGTATCTGCGCGGGGATGCGAGCGCGCCGACGGCGGAGAAGCTGATGCGATCGCGATTCACCGCGTTCGCCGTCGGCGATGTGGCCTATCTTCGCGCATCGTGGCATCCCGACACCGCACCGGCCGAGCTGGAATTGGACCCCGACCAGCGGTGGTATCGACTCGACATTCTCGCAACCGACGCCGGTGGCATGTTCGACGACGCGGGAACGGTCGAGTTCCGCGCTCGGTACAAGCATCCCGACGGGGCGGGCTCGATGAGTGAGGTCAGCCGCTTCGCCCGCATCGACGGCCGGTGGCGCTACCTCGACGGGATCGTCTCGCGTTAG
- the rhtB gene encoding homoserine/homoserine lactone efflux protein produces the protein MSWSVWLAFLGASIVISLSPGAGAIASMSTGLRYGLRRGYWNIFGLQIGLLIQIGVVAVGLGAVLASSTLAFSVIKWFGVAYLVYLGVRQWRAAPTEVADAPAVADRGTTMLARGFLVNASNPKAVVFMVAVLPQFLDPTRPLVVQYLLIAATMVAVDMLVMTGYTSLASRVLRLMKSQRQQKTMNRTFAGMFFAAATFLATVRRVTP, from the coding sequence ATGTCCTGGTCAGTGTGGCTCGCCTTTCTCGGCGCGAGCATCGTCATCAGTCTCTCCCCCGGCGCCGGTGCCATCGCGTCGATGTCCACCGGGCTCCGCTACGGCCTGCGCCGCGGATACTGGAACATCTTCGGGCTGCAGATCGGTCTGCTGATTCAGATCGGCGTCGTCGCCGTCGGACTGGGAGCCGTTCTGGCGAGCTCGACGCTGGCCTTCTCCGTCATCAAATGGTTCGGCGTCGCATACCTGGTCTACCTCGGAGTTCGACAGTGGCGGGCAGCCCCGACCGAGGTCGCCGACGCCCCGGCAGTAGCCGACCGTGGCACGACGATGCTCGCCCGAGGCTTCCTCGTCAACGCCAGCAACCCGAAAGCCGTCGTCTTCATGGTCGCGGTGCTCCCCCAGTTCCTCGATCCGACACGGCCTCTCGTCGTCCAGTACCTGCTGATCGCCGCCACGATGGTCGCGGTCGACATGCTCGTGATGACGGGGTACACCTCGCTGGCGTCGCGGGTGTTGCGCTTGATGAAATCCCAGCGTCAACAGAAGACGATGAATCGCACGTTCGCCGGGATGTTCTTTGCCGCCGCAACGTTTCTGGCGACCGTCCGGCGGGTGACTCCGTGA
- a CDS encoding SRPBCC family protein → MADIRTIDTGPQHVTRQTEVRAPASELFDMVADPKRHGELDGSGTVKDTVRGPDRLSTGAKFSVGMKQYGVPYKITSTVTEFVDADRHKVVEWQHPMGHSWRWEFEEKQPGLTTVTESFKYGTAKVPKMLELFKMPQKNAQGITSTLHNLAARYA, encoded by the coding sequence ATGGCAGACATCAGAACCATCGACACAGGCCCACAGCACGTCACCCGTCAGACCGAGGTGCGGGCACCGGCGTCCGAACTGTTCGACATGGTGGCCGATCCGAAGCGGCACGGCGAGCTCGACGGATCCGGCACCGTCAAGGACACCGTGCGCGGTCCCGATCGACTCAGCACCGGTGCGAAATTCTCCGTCGGCATGAAGCAGTACGGCGTGCCCTACAAGATCACCAGCACCGTCACCGAGTTCGTCGACGCCGATCGGCACAAGGTCGTCGAGTGGCAGCATCCGATGGGGCACAGCTGGCGCTGGGAGTTCGAGGAGAAGCAGCCGGGCCTGACCACGGTCACCGAGAGCTTCAAGTACGGCACCGCCAAGGTCCCGAAAATGCTCGAGCTGTTCAAGATGCCGCAGAAGAACGCGCAGGGCATCACGAGCACGCTGCACAACCTCGCTGCTCGCTACGCCTGA
- a CDS encoding DinB family protein produces MPIDPDTKNWTWVLERACPDCGFDSSAVVYDDIPDLIRADVERWEAVLQRNDAALRPDDSTWSALEYAAHVRDAHRIFRTRLALVLAEDDPEFANWDQDATALAENYNAQDPAKVASELGDAARALADDFAAVPPENRQRTGRRSDGSNFSVESLAAYYIHDPIHHLWDVRG; encoded by the coding sequence ATGCCGATCGATCCCGATACCAAGAACTGGACCTGGGTACTCGAGCGAGCGTGCCCGGACTGCGGGTTCGACTCGAGCGCCGTCGTGTACGACGACATCCCGGACCTCATCCGCGCCGACGTCGAGCGTTGGGAGGCGGTGCTGCAGCGCAACGACGCAGCACTGCGCCCCGACGACTCGACGTGGTCCGCGCTCGAGTACGCCGCGCACGTACGTGACGCGCACCGCATCTTCCGCACCCGGCTGGCGTTGGTGTTGGCCGAAGACGATCCCGAGTTCGCCAACTGGGATCAGGACGCCACGGCGCTGGCCGAGAACTACAACGCCCAGGACCCAGCGAAGGTGGCATCCGAACTCGGTGACGCTGCGCGCGCCCTCGCGGACGATTTCGCTGCCGTTCCGCCGGAGAACCGGCAGCGGACCGGTCGACGAAGTGATGGATCGAACTTCTCGGTCGAGTCACTGGCCGCCTACTACATTCACGACCCCATCCATCATCTGTGGGACGTGCGGGGCTGA
- the hisD gene encoding histidinol dehydrogenase has protein sequence MPARIELARVDLRGRTPSTAELRGALPRGGVDVDSVLHQVRPVVDAVRERGTEAALEFSEKFDGVRPDRVRVPQEELVKALAELDSDVRAALEVAIERTRLVHSDQRRTDHTTQVVPGGTVTERWIPVDRVGLYVPGGNAVYPSSVVMNVVPAQIAGVGSLVVASPPQKNFGGLPHPTILAAAQLLGVDEVWAVGGGQGVALLTYGGVDTDGGELAPVDLITGPGNIYVTAAKRLCRSLVGIDSEAGPTEIAILADATADPVHVAADLISQAEHDVMAASVLVTDSIELADAVDQAVNAQMASTRHAERVATALNGSQSGIVLVDDVTQGLAVVNAYAAEHLEIQTKDASDVAARVRSAGAVFVGAWSPVSLGDYCAGSNHVLPTAGCARHSSGLSVQTFLRGIHVVDYSEAALKDVAAHVIALANAEDLPAHGEAVRLRFEVLRTGDAS, from the coding sequence ATGCCTGCCCGCATCGAGCTCGCCCGCGTCGATCTACGCGGACGAACTCCATCCACCGCCGAACTACGCGGCGCACTTCCCCGAGGCGGAGTGGATGTCGATTCGGTGCTGCATCAGGTTCGCCCTGTCGTCGACGCCGTCCGAGAACGCGGCACCGAGGCTGCGCTCGAGTTCAGTGAGAAGTTCGACGGCGTCCGGCCGGATCGCGTTCGCGTCCCGCAGGAAGAACTGGTCAAGGCCCTCGCCGAGCTCGATTCGGATGTCCGAGCCGCCCTCGAGGTCGCCATCGAACGAACCCGTCTGGTGCACTCCGATCAGCGCCGAACCGACCACACCACACAGGTGGTGCCCGGCGGCACCGTGACCGAACGCTGGATCCCGGTCGATCGCGTCGGGTTGTACGTGCCCGGCGGTAACGCCGTGTATCCGTCGTCGGTCGTGATGAACGTGGTGCCTGCGCAGATCGCAGGCGTCGGATCTCTGGTGGTGGCGTCGCCGCCGCAGAAGAACTTCGGCGGACTGCCGCACCCGACGATCTTGGCCGCGGCCCAGCTGCTCGGCGTCGACGAGGTCTGGGCGGTCGGCGGCGGCCAGGGTGTCGCGCTGCTCACCTACGGTGGCGTCGACACCGACGGCGGCGAGTTGGCACCGGTCGATCTCATCACCGGTCCCGGCAACATCTACGTCACCGCCGCCAAACGACTGTGCCGCTCGCTCGTCGGAATCGACTCCGAGGCAGGGCCGACCGAGATCGCGATCCTCGCCGACGCCACCGCGGACCCCGTTCACGTGGCAGCTGACCTCATCAGCCAGGCCGAACACGACGTCATGGCGGCCAGCGTGTTGGTCACCGACAGTATCGAACTGGCCGATGCCGTGGACCAGGCCGTCAACGCACAGATGGCGTCGACGCGGCATGCCGAGCGGGTGGCCACCGCGCTGAACGGCAGCCAGTCCGGCATCGTGCTGGTCGACGACGTCACGCAGGGATTGGCCGTGGTCAACGCCTACGCCGCCGAGCACCTCGAGATCCAGACGAAGGACGCATCCGACGTCGCAGCTCGGGTGCGCAGCGCCGGTGCCGTGTTCGTCGGAGCGTGGTCGCCGGTGAGCCTCGGCGACTACTGCGCCGGTTCCAATCACGTACTGCCGACGGCAGGATGCGCGCGCCACTCGTCCGGCCTGAGTGTGCAGACGTTCCTTCGCGGTATCCACGTGGTCGACTACAGCGAAGCCGCCCTGAAAGACGTTGCGGCGCATGTCATTGCGCTCGCCAACGCCGAGGATCTACCGGCCCACGGCGAGGCGGTGCGGCTGCGGTTCGAAGTGTTGCGTACCGGTGATGCGTCATGA
- a CDS encoding histidinol-phosphate transaminase — MSDALGRSISLDDLPLREALIGKSPYGAPQLTVPVQLNTNENPHPPTQALIDDVADSVRLAAGQLHRYPDRDAEALRADLARYLTAQTGFAVDTANVWAANGSNEILQQLLQAFGGPDRTALGFVPSYSMHPIISSGTQTEWIPAKRRADFSLDVDYAVGAIEERRPDVVFVTSPNNPTGHSIDEADLRRILDAAPGIVVVDEAYAEFSSAPSAIGLIESYPGKIVVSRTMSKAFAFAGGRLGYLVAAPAVVDAMLLVRLPYHLSVVTQAAARAALRHASDTLGSVAELSAERDRVAAALGDQGYEVVPSDANFLLFGRFADAAATWQRYLDDGVLIRDVGIPGYLRVTIGLAHENDRFLTVSAALASTETAEAPK, encoded by the coding sequence ATGAGTGATGCTTTGGGACGGTCGATCTCGCTGGACGACCTCCCGCTGCGCGAGGCGCTGATCGGCAAGTCACCCTACGGCGCGCCGCAGCTCACCGTGCCGGTTCAGTTGAACACCAACGAAAATCCGCATCCGCCGACGCAGGCATTGATCGACGATGTAGCCGACTCCGTTCGGCTCGCCGCCGGGCAGCTGCATCGCTACCCCGATCGCGATGCCGAAGCGCTGCGGGCCGACCTGGCTCGATACCTCACCGCGCAGACCGGCTTCGCCGTCGACACCGCCAACGTGTGGGCGGCCAACGGCTCGAACGAGATTCTGCAGCAGTTGCTCCAGGCCTTCGGGGGACCGGATCGCACCGCGCTCGGATTCGTGCCGTCGTACTCGATGCACCCGATCATCTCCTCCGGGACGCAGACCGAATGGATTCCGGCCAAGCGTCGGGCAGATTTCTCTCTGGACGTCGACTACGCCGTCGGTGCGATCGAAGAACGCAGGCCCGACGTCGTGTTCGTCACCAGCCCCAACAATCCGACGGGCCACAGCATCGACGAGGCGGATCTACGCCGAATCCTCGATGCCGCACCGGGAATCGTGGTGGTCGACGAGGCCTACGCGGAATTCTCCTCCGCGCCCAGCGCCATCGGGTTGATCGAGAGCTACCCCGGCAAGATCGTGGTCAGCCGAACCATGAGCAAGGCGTTCGCGTTCGCCGGTGGCCGGTTGGGATATCTGGTGGCTGCCCCGGCCGTCGTCGACGCAATGTTGTTGGTGCGCTTGCCCTATCACCTCTCGGTCGTCACGCAGGCGGCTGCACGAGCGGCGTTGCGGCACGCCTCGGACACTCTCGGGAGCGTGGCCGAGCTCTCCGCCGAACGAGATCGGGTGGCAGCGGCTCTGGGAGACCAGGGTTACGAGGTGGTGCCGTCCGACGCCAACTTCCTGCTCTTCGGCAGGTTCGCCGATGCGGCCGCGACCTGGCAGCGGTACCTGGACGACGGCGTGCTCATCCGGGACGTCGGGATTCCCGGCTATCTGCGCGTCACCATCGGATTGGCGCACGAGAACGACCGATTCCTCACCGTCAGCGCAGCACTCGCATCGACCGAAACAGCAGAGGCACCGAAGTGA
- the hisB gene encoding imidazoleglycerol-phosphate dehydratase HisB, which produces MTTPAPRIAKIERTTKESDISVELNLDGTGIVDISTGVPFYDHMLTALGTHARFDLTVRAKGDIEIEAHHTVEDTAIVLGQALGQALGDKAGITRFGDSFIPMDETLVHAAVDVSGRPYCVHTGEPDYMVHSVIGGYPGVPYSTVINKHVFETLASNARIALHVRVIYGRDQHHITEAEFKAVARALRQATEYDPRVTGVLSTKGSL; this is translated from the coding sequence GTGACCACACCCGCTCCCCGCATCGCCAAGATCGAGCGCACCACCAAGGAATCCGACATCTCGGTGGAGCTGAACCTCGACGGCACCGGCATCGTCGACATCTCCACCGGTGTGCCGTTCTACGACCACATGCTCACCGCGCTCGGAACCCACGCTCGGTTCGACCTGACCGTGCGGGCGAAGGGCGACATCGAGATCGAGGCGCACCACACCGTCGAGGACACCGCGATCGTGCTCGGCCAGGCTCTCGGCCAGGCCCTCGGTGACAAGGCCGGCATCACTCGGTTCGGCGATTCGTTCATCCCGATGGACGAAACACTGGTGCATGCGGCGGTAGACGTGTCCGGTCGTCCGTACTGCGTGCACACCGGAGAGCCCGATTACATGGTGCACTCCGTCATCGGCGGCTACCCGGGCGTTCCGTACTCCACGGTGATCAACAAGCACGTGTTCGAGACGCTGGCGTCGAACGCTCGGATCGCGCTGCACGTGCGGGTGATCTACGGCCGGGATCAGCATCACATCACCGAGGCCGAGTTCAAGGCCGTGGCTCGGGCATTGCGCCAGGCCACCGAGTACGACCCTCGCGTGACCGGTGTGCTGTCCACCAAGGGAAGTCTGTGA